In Kitasatospora sp. NBC_00240, the following are encoded in one genomic region:
- a CDS encoding regulator, producing MPQRPATDSPAYGPLDPLDPRVGPDGPALTDASDSLHDDPGLPQDARRPDGGGPPDGARHPDEPGHHDSAGLRAPAAGQGDPPAAGAPQNGRLAVLIDEAGFSHAGLARRVDQLGLEHGLDLRYDKTSVTRWLRGQQPRGATPALIAEVFTRRLGRRLTAQDLGLDACAPVYAGLEFAETPQEAVEIVASMWRKDSGPQSELRRIAFTPAGLVVPSRDWLIGRTDERVARDGSVPGLLDPPSGPAGAAAGPPGQGGPAGQAGPAAPVRPGERGTERSAERRPGAAGAGQGALGRVPLQNRRPPVAVEPPSGDPSGEPRPALRVGRGDIAAVRAVGDLFRALDQAYGGGHARQALVRYLESEAEPMLRGRYGEQIGRALFGAVADLTRLAGWTSFDIAAHGLAQRYFVQALRLSQAAGDRALGGYVLVTMSQQAVHLGHGREAVQLARVAQQGVGTAVPAAVQSLLHAAEARGHGLLGDVRACTTALVRSERSLAAARPGDDLPPWARFFDEAQLADEFAHCYRDLQQWRPAAQHAEKSLRLRSPAYARSRIFCRLVLATARLGMGDLDEACTMATDALRAAGEMRSARTLEYVREFHRRLTPYRGSPVARAFEEAARQAGVI from the coding sequence ATGCCCCAACGGCCCGCAACAGACAGCCCGGCGTACGGACCGCTCGACCCGCTCGACCCCCGCGTTGGGCCGGACGGGCCGGCCCTCACGGACGCCTCCGACTCCCTGCACGACGACCCCGGGCTGCCCCAGGACGCGCGGCGGCCCGACGGCGGCGGACCGCCCGACGGCGCCCGGCACCCCGACGAGCCGGGGCACCACGACAGCGCCGGACTGCGCGCGCCCGCCGCCGGCCAGGGCGACCCGCCGGCCGCCGGCGCCCCGCAGAACGGCCGGCTGGCGGTGCTGATCGACGAGGCCGGCTTCTCGCACGCCGGCCTGGCCCGCCGGGTCGACCAGCTCGGCCTGGAGCACGGCCTGGACCTGCGCTACGACAAGACCTCGGTGACCCGCTGGCTGCGCGGCCAGCAGCCGCGCGGGGCCACCCCGGCCCTGATCGCGGAGGTGTTCACCCGCCGGCTCGGCCGTCGGCTCACCGCTCAGGACCTCGGCCTGGACGCCTGCGCACCGGTCTACGCCGGGCTGGAGTTCGCCGAGACACCGCAGGAGGCGGTGGAGATCGTCGCCAGCATGTGGCGCAAGGACAGCGGCCCGCAGTCCGAGCTGCGCCGGATCGCCTTCACCCCGGCCGGCCTGGTCGTCCCCAGCCGGGACTGGCTGATCGGCCGGACCGACGAGCGGGTGGCCAGGGACGGCTCGGTGCCCGGCCTGCTCGACCCGCCGTCCGGGCCGGCCGGCGCCGCGGCGGGCCCGCCCGGTCAAGGCGGTCCGGCCGGTCAGGCCGGCCCCGCGGCCCCGGTCCGCCCCGGCGAGCGGGGCACCGAGCGGTCGGCCGAGCGCAGGCCGGGCGCGGCCGGTGCCGGCCAGGGCGCCCTCGGCCGGGTCCCGCTGCAGAACCGGCGCCCGCCCGTCGCGGTCGAGCCGCCGTCCGGCGACCCGTCGGGCGAACCGCGCCCGGCGCTGCGGGTCGGGCGCGGCGACATCGCCGCCGTCCGCGCGGTCGGCGACCTCTTCCGGGCGCTGGACCAGGCCTACGGCGGCGGGCACGCCCGGCAGGCCCTGGTGCGGTACCTGGAGAGCGAGGCCGAGCCGATGCTGCGCGGCCGCTACGGCGAGCAGATCGGCCGGGCGCTGTTCGGCGCGGTCGCCGACCTCACCCGGCTGGCCGGCTGGACGTCCTTCGACATCGCCGCCCACGGCCTGGCGCAGCGCTACTTCGTCCAGGCACTGCGGCTCTCCCAGGCGGCGGGCGACCGCGCGCTCGGCGGCTACGTGCTGGTCACCATGAGCCAGCAGGCGGTGCACCTGGGGCACGGCCGGGAGGCGGTCCAGCTGGCCCGGGTCGCCCAGCAGGGCGTGGGCACCGCGGTGCCGGCCGCCGTCCAGTCGCTGCTGCACGCCGCCGAGGCGCGCGGCCACGGGCTGCTCGGCGACGTACGGGCCTGCACCACGGCGCTGGTCCGCTCCGAGCGGTCGCTGGCCGCCGCCCGGCCCGGCGACGACCTGCCCCCGTGGGCCCGGTTCTTCGACGAGGCGCAGCTCGCCGACGAGTTCGCGCACTGCTACCGCGACCTCCAGCAGTGGCGGCCGGCCGCCCAGCACGCCGAGAAGTCGCTGCGGCTGCGCTCGCCCGCGTACGCCCGGAGCCGGATCTTCTGCCGGCTGGTGCTGGCCACCGCCCGGCTCGGCATGGGTGACCTGGACGAGGCCTGCACGATGGCCACCGACGCGCTGCGGGCGGCCGGCGAGATGCGCTCCGCCCGCACCCTGGAGTACGTGCGGGAGTTCCACCGCAGGCTCACGCCCTACCGCGGCAGCCCGGTGGCCCGGGCCTTCGAGGAGGCCGCCCGCCAGGCCGGGGTGATCTGA
- a CDS encoding FAD-dependent oxidoreductase, which produces MPAYDFTRRTRRQSDPDVVVVGAGLAGLAAARALTGHGLTVQVLETTGRIGGRTATREVDGFRLDHGSHLLNTAFPELRRRLDLDRLDLRPLAPGVLVHSGGRRYRAGDPQLTTARQAATRTPFGSPLDKARLGSWLSRLAATPASRLLARPETTAARALAERGLPARTVDGVLRPLLGALLSDPTLGTSSRVADLVLRSYARGRLCLPAGGIAAVPAQLAASLPPDTVRLGVRVTSIAADGVETANHGRIGAQAVVIATDAPSAAELMPGLRLPAFHPVTTYYHAADRTPLNEPVLLLEGDRNGSGPPLVSHSLVLSELHPSYAPAGQALIATTVLGRRGFDSGGAAGLEPAVRARLAELYGTATAGWEFLSVRHVPDAVPAMPPPHNFRRPVRVLAGLYVCGDHRDTSSVQGALVSGRRAADAVLRDLGLPAAGREAEVAA; this is translated from the coding sequence GTGCCCGCATACGACTTCACCCGCCGTACCCGTCGCCAGTCCGACCCCGACGTCGTGGTGGTGGGCGCCGGGCTGGCGGGCCTCGCCGCCGCCCGCGCGCTGACCGGCCACGGACTGACCGTCCAGGTGCTGGAGACCACCGGCCGGATCGGCGGCCGGACGGCCACCCGCGAGGTGGACGGGTTCCGGCTCGACCACGGCAGTCACCTGCTCAACACCGCCTTCCCCGAGCTGCGGCGCCGGCTGGACCTGGACCGGCTGGACCTGCGCCCGCTCGCCCCCGGCGTCCTGGTGCACAGCGGCGGCCGGCGCTACCGGGCCGGCGACCCGCAACTCACCACCGCCCGACAGGCCGCCACCCGGACGCCCTTCGGCAGCCCGCTGGACAAGGCCAGGCTCGGCAGCTGGCTGAGCCGGCTCGCCGCCACCCCGGCCTCCCGGCTGCTGGCCCGCCCCGAGACCACCGCGGCCCGCGCGCTGGCCGAGCGGGGGCTGCCCGCCCGGACCGTCGACGGCGTCCTGCGGCCCCTGCTCGGCGCCCTGCTCAGCGACCCCACCCTCGGGACCAGCAGCCGGGTCGCCGACCTGGTGCTGCGCTCGTACGCGCGCGGGCGGCTCTGCCTGCCGGCCGGCGGGATCGCCGCCGTGCCCGCCCAGCTGGCCGCGTCCCTGCCCCCCGACACCGTCCGGCTCGGGGTGCGGGTCACCTCGATCGCGGCCGACGGGGTCGAGACGGCGAACCACGGCCGGATCGGCGCCCAGGCCGTGGTGATCGCCACCGACGCGCCCTCCGCCGCCGAGCTGATGCCCGGCCTGCGGCTGCCCGCCTTCCACCCGGTGACCACGTACTACCACGCCGCCGACCGAACACCCCTGAACGAACCCGTGCTGCTGCTGGAGGGCGACCGGAACGGCAGCGGCCCGCCGCTGGTCTCCCACTCGCTGGTGCTGAGCGAGCTGCACCCCTCGTACGCACCGGCGGGCCAGGCCCTGATCGCCACCACCGTGCTGGGGCGGCGGGGCTTCGACAGCGGCGGGGCCGCCGGGCTCGAACCGGCCGTCCGCGCACGGCTCGCGGAGCTCTACGGGACGGCCACCGCCGGGTGGGAGTTCCTGAGCGTGCGCCATGTGCCGGACGCCGTGCCCGCGATGCCGCCGCCGCACAACTTCCGGCGACCGGTCCGGGTGCTCGCCGGGCTGTACGTCTGCGGCGACCACCGGGACACCAGCAGCGTGCAGGGCGCCCTGGTCTCGGGCCGCCGGGCGGCGGACGCCGTCCTGCGCGACCTGGGGCTGCCGGCGGCCGGCCGGGAGGCGGAGGTGGCCGCGTAG
- a CDS encoding TIGR01777 family oxidoreductase, producing MRIAVTGSTGFLGSALVRSLLADGHQVVRLVRHRSRTGPQADGTTAIGWNPLRMEIDRAGLAGVEAVVHLAGAGVGDHRWTDSYKREIRESRVLGTETLAAALAAADTPPRVLVSASAVGYYGQTGDRVIDELSPAGEDFLAEVCVEWEAAARPAADAGIRVVHPRTGLVLATGGGAGARLFPLFKLGLGGRLGSGDQYWSFISLADEIAALRFLIDRKDIDGPVNLTAPRPVTNRELTAAVGRVLGRPTPFPVPEAVLKTVLGELAVEVAGSHRVLPTRLTEAGFRFRHPDVESAVRAAL from the coding sequence ATGCGCATCGCTGTCACCGGTTCGACCGGCTTCCTCGGGTCCGCACTCGTCCGCTCGCTGCTGGCCGACGGCCACCAGGTGGTCCGGCTGGTCCGGCACCGCAGCCGGACCGGACCGCAGGCCGACGGCACCACCGCGATCGGCTGGAACCCGCTGCGGATGGAGATCGACCGGGCCGGGCTGGCCGGGGTCGAGGCCGTGGTGCACCTGGCCGGCGCCGGGGTCGGCGACCACCGCTGGACCGACTCCTACAAGCGGGAGATCAGGGAGAGCCGGGTGCTCGGCACCGAGACCCTGGCCGCCGCGCTCGCCGCCGCCGACACCCCGCCCCGGGTGCTGGTCAGCGCCTCGGCGGTCGGCTACTACGGCCAGACCGGCGACCGGGTGATCGACGAGCTCTCACCGGCCGGGGAGGACTTCCTGGCCGAGGTCTGCGTGGAGTGGGAGGCCGCGGCCCGGCCCGCCGCCGACGCCGGGATCCGGGTCGTGCACCCGCGGACCGGGCTGGTGCTGGCCACCGGCGGCGGCGCCGGCGCCCGGCTGTTCCCGCTGTTCAAACTGGGGCTCGGCGGCCGGCTCGGGTCCGGCGACCAGTACTGGAGCTTCATCTCGCTGGCCGACGAGATCGCCGCACTGCGCTTCCTGATCGACCGCAAGGACATCGACGGGCCGGTCAACCTGACCGCGCCCCGGCCGGTGACCAACCGTGAGCTGACGGCGGCGGTCGGGCGGGTGCTCGGCCGGCCGACGCCGTTCCCCGTCCCGGAGGCGGTGCTGAAGACCGTCCTCGGCGAGCTCGCGGTCGAGGTGGCCGGGAGCCACCGGGTGCTCCCCACCCGGCTGACCGAGGCCGGCTTCCGGTTCCGGCACCCGGACGTCGAATCGGCGGTGCGGGCCGCCCTGTAG
- a CDS encoding GNAT family N-acetyltransferase, translating into MAPMRDDDLIIRSARPEDERDLADLNRAAWSWLSDVAPRPAEDSGVFDERHPPEQYLLALLGGRLVGYVRQVPPTPLASNRHVRQIQGLAVDGSVRGRGVGRALVEAACAAARAEGARRITLRVLGHNEPARRLYERCGFRVEGSLSEEFLLDGRYVDDIWMARRLDGQD; encoded by the coding sequence ATGGCGCCCATGCGAGACGACGATCTGATCATCCGATCGGCCCGCCCGGAGGACGAACGGGACCTGGCCGACCTCAACCGCGCCGCCTGGTCGTGGCTGAGCGACGTCGCCCCCAGACCCGCCGAGGACAGCGGCGTCTTCGACGAGCGGCACCCGCCGGAGCAGTACCTGCTGGCCCTGCTCGGCGGCCGGCTGGTGGGCTACGTCCGCCAGGTGCCCCCCACCCCGCTGGCCAGCAACCGGCACGTCCGGCAGATCCAGGGCCTCGCCGTCGACGGCTCGGTCCGCGGCCGCGGCGTCGGCCGGGCCCTGGTCGAGGCCGCCTGCGCCGCCGCCCGGGCCGAGGGCGCCCGCCGGATCACCCTCCGGGTCCTCGGCCACAACGAGCCCGCCCGCCGGCTCTACGAACGCTGCGGCTTCCGGGTCGAGGGCTCGCTCAGCGAGGAGTTCCTGCTGGACGGCCGGTACGTGGACGACATCTGGATGGCCCGGCGGCTCGACGGCCAGGACTGA
- a CDS encoding DUF2510 domain-containing protein, with amino-acid sequence MSNSTPPGWYPVPGTGPDGAATHERWWDGTAWSSDVRPAAGGPPAGGQIADAPTQAWQSAAPDAPQPAPGWGAPAAPPGYGPAAQPGQGYGYPPQPGPGYQAGYPAGGAQPGGPGLPGYPPGTGYPGPATPRRSGNGLVIGVVVAVLVAGGIAAGVALNSGDDPKPRPTPTFALPTLPDGPSESATSSPSRRPSPSASPRSTAPVAVTGTVPDAQHAITVPVLTGWVAGTPGSTATVSLTSGPYTCPGGGDCVRGQFSIKTDPVEGSTARAAAEAAIPAYAQAIFSGLSSHTDAGSAATTVAGVAGYAVRWHVRTSDGTTGYVLLAAVPAEGGGFVVLNGGVDEDPKAPDPSALDQILKGIKQDGTGSGV; translated from the coding sequence GTGAGCAACTCGACGCCTCCCGGTTGGTACCCCGTACCGGGCACAGGGCCGGACGGCGCGGCCACCCACGAGCGCTGGTGGGACGGCACCGCCTGGAGCAGCGACGTCCGCCCGGCCGCCGGCGGCCCGCCCGCCGGCGGGCAGATCGCCGATGCTCCGACCCAGGCCTGGCAGAGCGCGGCACCGGACGCGCCGCAGCCCGCCCCGGGGTGGGGTGCGCCCGCCGCGCCGCCCGGTTACGGGCCCGCCGCGCAGCCCGGCCAGGGCTACGGGTACCCGCCGCAACCCGGCCCGGGCTACCAGGCCGGCTACCCGGCCGGCGGCGCCCAGCCGGGCGGACCCGGCCTGCCCGGCTACCCGCCCGGTACCGGGTACCCCGGCCCGGCCACCCCGCGCAGGAGCGGCAACGGTCTGGTCATCGGTGTCGTGGTGGCCGTCCTGGTGGCCGGCGGCATCGCCGCGGGCGTGGCCCTGAACAGCGGCGACGACCCGAAGCCCAGGCCCACCCCGACCTTCGCGCTGCCGACCCTCCCCGACGGCCCCTCCGAGAGCGCCACCAGCTCGCCCAGCCGGCGCCCCAGCCCCTCGGCCTCGCCGCGCAGCACCGCACCGGTGGCGGTGACCGGTACCGTGCCCGACGCCCAGCACGCCATCACCGTCCCGGTGCTGACGGGGTGGGTGGCCGGCACCCCCGGCAGCACCGCCACCGTCTCGCTGACCAGCGGCCCGTACACCTGCCCGGGCGGCGGGGACTGCGTCCGGGGCCAGTTCTCGATCAAGACCGATCCCGTCGAGGGCTCCACCGCCCGGGCGGCGGCCGAGGCGGCGATCCCCGCCTACGCCCAGGCGATCTTCTCCGGCCTGTCCTCGCACACCGACGCCGGTTCCGCGGCGACCACGGTGGCGGGCGTCGCCGGCTACGCGGTCCGCTGGCACGTCCGCACGAGCGACGGGACGACCGGCTACGTGCTGCTGGCGGCCGTCCCGGCCGAGGGCGGCGGCTTCGTCGTCCTCAACGGCGGGGTGGACGAGGACCCGAAGGCGCCGGACCCCTCCGCCCTCGACCAGATCCTCAAGGGCATCAAGCAGGACGGCACCGGCAGCGGCGTCTGA
- a CDS encoding DUF4240 domain-containing protein, producing the protein MYETDFWQIIDETRDAAEGDPDEQADRLVERLAQLTPDDVIDFARLFEARFQRAYRTDLWGAAHLLLEGASEDAFDYFRCWLIGQGREVFEGALQEPDDLAELVPDFDEEEDGDAEDIGYAADEAYEQLTGLPLPDLGLDQPAGPQGAPLDFTDTEAMAKRFPQLWERFGE; encoded by the coding sequence ATGTACGAGACGGACTTCTGGCAGATCATCGACGAGACCCGGGACGCCGCCGAAGGCGACCCGGACGAGCAGGCCGACCGGCTGGTGGAGCGGCTCGCACAGCTGACGCCGGACGATGTCATCGACTTCGCCCGGCTCTTCGAGGCGCGCTTCCAGCGCGCCTACCGGACCGACCTGTGGGGCGCCGCCCACCTGCTGCTGGAGGGCGCCTCGGAGGACGCCTTCGACTACTTCCGCTGCTGGCTGATCGGCCAGGGCCGGGAGGTCTTCGAGGGCGCTCTGCAGGAGCCCGACGACCTGGCGGAGCTGGTGCCGGACTTCGACGAGGAGGAGGACGGCGACGCCGAGGACATCGGCTACGCCGCCGACGAGGCGTACGAGCAGCTGACCGGGCTGCCGCTGCCCGACCTCGGGCTGGACCAGCCGGCCGGGCCGCAGGGCGCGCCGCTGGACTTCACCGACACCGAGGCGATGGCGAAACGCTTCCCCCAGCTCTGGGAGCGCTTCGGGGAGTAG
- the sucB gene encoding 2-oxoglutarate dehydrogenase, E2 component, dihydrolipoamide succinyltransferase, translating into MAVSVTLPALGESVSEGTVTRWLKAEGERVEVDEPLLEVSTDKVDTEIPSPVSGILAAIKVAEDETVEVGTELAVIDDGSGAPVAAAAPVAEAAPAAPAPVAEAPAAAPAPVAEAPAAAPAAAAPAGDATPVLLPALGESVSEGTVTRWLKAEGDTVEVDEPLLEVSTDKVDTEIPSPVAGVLVKILVGEDESAEVGAQLALIGVAGAVAAAPAPVAAPAPVAAPAPVAAPAAPAPVAAPAPAPVAAAPAPVAAPAPVAAPAPVAPAAPAPVAAPAPVAAPAAPAADSSDAYVTPLVRKLAAEQGVALGSVTGTGVGGRIRKQDVIAAAEAAKVVAAPAPVAAAPKAAAAPSPLRGQTVPMTRVRKAIAKHMVDSLKVSAQLTTVVEVDVTRIMQLRNKAKNGFLQREGVKLSPLPFFIKAATEALKVHPVLNAKVNADDTITYHDVENIGVAVDTDKGLFVPVIHGAGDFNIAGIAKKVADLATRTRDGGLKPDELAGGTFTVTNTGSRGALFDTPILNQPQVGMLGIGATVRRPVVINHPDLGETIAVRDMVYLALSYDHRIVDGADAARYLGTVKARLEEGAFEGDLGL; encoded by the coding sequence ATGGCGGTCTCAGTAACACTGCCCGCGCTGGGCGAGAGCGTTTCCGAGGGCACTGTCACCCGCTGGCTGAAGGCCGAGGGTGAGCGCGTCGAGGTCGACGAGCCGCTGCTCGAGGTCTCGACCGACAAGGTCGACACCGAGATCCCGTCGCCGGTCTCCGGCATCCTCGCCGCCATCAAGGTCGCCGAGGACGAGACGGTCGAGGTCGGCACCGAGCTGGCCGTCATCGACGACGGCTCGGGCGCCCCGGTCGCCGCTGCCGCGCCGGTCGCCGAGGCGGCCCCGGCCGCACCGGCCCCCGTCGCCGAGGCTCCGGCCGCCGCTCCCGCCCCGGTGGCCGAGGCCCCGGCTGCCGCGCCGGCCGCCGCCGCCCCGGCCGGCGACGCCACCCCGGTGCTGCTCCCCGCCCTGGGCGAGAGCGTCTCCGAGGGCACCGTCACCCGCTGGCTGAAGGCCGAGGGCGACACCGTCGAGGTCGACGAGCCGCTGCTCGAGGTCTCCACGGACAAGGTCGACACCGAGATCCCCTCGCCGGTCGCCGGCGTGCTGGTGAAGATCCTGGTGGGCGAGGACGAGAGCGCCGAGGTCGGCGCCCAGCTCGCGCTGATCGGTGTCGCGGGCGCGGTCGCCGCCGCCCCGGCGCCCGTCGCCGCCCCGGCCCCCGTCGCCGCCCCCGCCCCGGTCGCCGCCCCGGCCGCCCCGGCCCCGGTCGCCGCCCCGGCGCCCGCTCCGGTCGCCGCCGCCCCGGCCCCGGTTGCCGCTCCGGCCCCGGTCGCCGCTCCCGCTCCGGTGGCTCCGGCCGCTCCGGCTCCGGTGGCCGCCCCGGCCCCCGTCGCCGCCCCGGCCGCGCCCGCCGCCGACAGCTCCGACGCCTACGTCACCCCGCTGGTGCGCAAGCTCGCCGCCGAGCAGGGTGTCGCGTTGGGCTCCGTCACCGGTACCGGTGTCGGCGGCCGGATCCGCAAGCAGGACGTCATCGCCGCCGCCGAGGCCGCGAAGGTGGTGGCCGCTCCGGCGCCCGTCGCCGCCGCGCCGAAGGCCGCCGCCGCGCCGTCCCCGCTGCGCGGCCAGACCGTGCCGATGACCCGGGTGCGCAAGGCCATCGCCAAGCACATGGTCGACTCGCTCAAGGTGTCGGCCCAGCTGACCACCGTGGTCGAGGTGGACGTCACCCGCATCATGCAGCTGCGCAACAAGGCGAAGAACGGCTTCCTGCAGCGCGAGGGCGTCAAGCTCTCCCCGCTGCCGTTCTTCATCAAGGCCGCCACCGAGGCGCTCAAGGTCCACCCGGTCCTGAACGCCAAGGTCAACGCGGACGACACCATCACGTACCACGACGTCGAGAACATCGGCGTGGCGGTGGACACCGACAAGGGCCTGTTCGTCCCGGTGATCCACGGCGCGGGTGACTTCAACATCGCCGGCATCGCGAAGAAGGTGGCCGACCTGGCGACCCGCACCCGCGACGGCGGCCTGAAGCCGGACGAGCTGGCGGGCGGCACCTTCACGGTGACCAACACCGGTTCGCGCGGCGCGCTGTTCGACACCCCGATCCTCAACCAGCCGCAGGTCGGCATGCTGGGCATCGGCGCCACCGTGCGCCGCCCGGTCGTGATCAACCACCCGGACCTGGGCGAGACGATCGCCGTCCGCGACATGGTCTACCTGGCCCTGTCGTACGACCACCGGATCGTGGACGGCGCCGACGCCGCCCGCTACCTGGGCACCGTCAAGGCCCGTCTGGAAGAGGGCGCCTTCGAGGGCGACCTCGGCCTGTAG
- the lpdA gene encoding dihydrolipoyl dehydrogenase, which translates to MANDASTVFDVVILGGGSGGYAAALRAAQLGLSVALIEKGELGGTCLHRGCIPTKALLHAAEVADETREAADFGVLATFQGIDIKGVHKYKDDVVSGLYKGLQGLVASRKVHYITGEGKLSSQTSVDVNGQRVEGRHIVLATGSVPKSLPGLTIDGDRVISSDHALKLDRIPKSAVILGGGVIGVEFASVWKSFGVDVTIVEALPHLAPLEDENSSKLLERAFRKRGIKFELKARFSGVEYTADGVRVSTENGKQIDADLLLVAIGRGPVSAGLGYEENGVATDRGYVLVDEYMRTNVPTISAVGDLVPTLQLAHVGFAEGILVAERLAGLKAVPIDYDGVPRVTYCNPEVASVGITEAKAVELYGKDKVVTLKYNLAGNGKSKILKTAGEIKLVQVKDGAVVGVHMVGARMGEQVGEAQLIYNWEALPAEVAQLIHAHPSQSEALGEAHLALAGKPLHAHD; encoded by the coding sequence GTGGCGAACGACGCCAGCACCGTTTTCGACGTTGTCATTCTCGGAGGCGGAAGCGGCGGTTACGCCGCGGCGCTCCGCGCCGCTCAGCTGGGCCTGAGTGTGGCCCTGATCGAGAAGGGCGAGCTGGGCGGCACCTGCCTGCACCGTGGTTGCATCCCGACCAAGGCTCTCCTGCACGCGGCCGAGGTCGCGGACGAGACCCGCGAGGCGGCGGACTTCGGTGTCCTCGCCACCTTCCAGGGCATCGACATCAAGGGCGTCCACAAGTACAAGGACGACGTCGTCTCCGGCCTGTACAAGGGCCTGCAGGGCCTGGTCGCCTCCCGCAAGGTCCACTACATCACCGGTGAGGGCAAGCTCTCCTCGCAGACCTCGGTGGACGTGAACGGCCAGCGCGTCGAGGGCCGCCACATCGTCCTCGCCACCGGCTCCGTGCCGAAGTCGCTGCCGGGCCTGACCATCGACGGCGACCGGGTGATCTCCTCGGACCACGCCCTCAAGCTCGACCGCATCCCGAAGTCGGCCGTGATCCTGGGCGGCGGCGTCATCGGCGTCGAGTTCGCGTCCGTCTGGAAGTCCTTCGGCGTCGACGTCACCATCGTCGAGGCCCTGCCGCACCTGGCCCCGCTGGAGGACGAGAACTCCTCCAAGCTGCTGGAGCGCGCCTTCCGCAAGCGCGGCATCAAGTTCGAGCTCAAGGCCCGCTTCTCGGGTGTCGAGTACACCGCCGACGGTGTGCGCGTCTCCACCGAGAACGGCAAGCAGATCGACGCCGACCTGCTGCTCGTCGCCATCGGCCGCGGCCCGGTCTCGGCCGGCCTCGGCTACGAGGAGAACGGCGTCGCCACCGACCGCGGCTACGTCCTGGTCGACGAGTACATGCGTACCAACGTGCCCACCATCTCGGCCGTCGGCGACCTCGTCCCGACCCTGCAGCTGGCCCACGTCGGCTTCGCCGAGGGCATTCTCGTCGCCGAGCGCCTGGCCGGCCTCAAGGCCGTGCCGATCGACTACGACGGTGTGCCGCGTGTGACGTACTGCAACCCCGAGGTCGCGTCGGTGGGCATCACCGAGGCCAAGGCCGTGGAGCTGTACGGCAAGGACAAGGTCGTCACGCTCAAGTACAACCTGGCCGGCAACGGCAAGAGCAAGATCCTCAAGACCGCCGGCGAGATCAAGCTCGTCCAGGTCAAGGACGGCGCCGTGGTCGGCGTCCACATGGTCGGCGCCCGCATGGGCGAGCAGGTCGGCGAAGCCCAGCTCATCTACAACTGGGAGGCGCTGCCGGCCGAGGTCGCGCAGCTCATCCACGCGCACCCGTCGCAGTCCGAGGCCCTCGGCGAGGCGCACCTGGCGCTGGCCGGCAAGCCGCTGCACGCGCACGACTGA